The genomic stretch GTAACACTTTGTTACCTACgtacaaacttttaaaaagatttaccaCTAGACAAGCAAAAGTTAATTGACTTAACAATGGCACTAAAATCCTGGAAAACTGTAGCATTTTATGTGCTTTCATATACTTCTGGGGTTTAAAATGTACCAAAAATATTTTGGATAGAGTTtaaatttcaacaaaaatttattcaacaATCATTCTCCagtacagaagggaaaaaaatcccaaactGGGGGGTAGGATCAAAACCTcaaaaagagactgaaaatcCATGATTACATAATAAACATTCTTATGTTCCTTTAACATGTAACAGGTGTTATGTAAGGTGTCTGTGTAAGGTTAACCTGAAACTGGTCTCACTTAAGAAGGAAGTCATTTCTATTCTAATTGTAGAATTAAAAGCACTTATTCCATATAATGTGCATTTCAGTGCGGTTGACATCCACTTGGTTGTATGTGACAGTGTCCCCTTCAAGCATCATCAAAGATTCATGGCAAGTCTGAACTGCAGGAGTTTAGAAATAACAATATTACAGACAGTTTTTCATCCTGAATTCTCACAGGAAGTGAAAGACATACTTGAGCTGTCCTAAGGTCACCCTGGGCCAAGAAGAGTGTTCCTGAGTCGTGGTCCCTGGAACACTAGTTTCcttgcaaaaaacaaacaaacaaaaaaaacaaccttcCACAGTCTGTGTTTCGGACTTCGTGGGTTAAATACAATTAAACAGATCCCATGACTTTTAACATGTATTCTACACCTTCAAGAAGTGTATAAATGCAGCTTTTCCCAAACTCAGTTGACCTTTCCAGACAACACTTGGAACAACCACTGGAGCCCAGAATATTTTTCTGTGAAACATGGTTTGAACAATACCAATCTAAAGTAAATtttctaaagcagtggttctcaaaatttagTGTGCATCAGAAGCATAGGGGAAGGCACGTAAAGCACAGATTGCAATTGAAGAAGTTGAAGAAGTCTGGGGCAGGACCTGGGAACCTGCATTTCTAAGAAACCCCAAGCAAAGCTGATCCTGCTGGACTGTGGACTACACTTTGAGTGGCACGATTCTAGACAACCACCCAAGTTGCAGGAAAGGCTGCATTTGCCACAGCTATTTAGCAAGAGTTCCAATCAGCCTGTGAGGTCTTAGAAGGTGCGGGTCTTCGGTGGTGTAGAGGAGCTCTGGACTTGACTCCTGGCTGTGCTCCTACTCGCCAGGTGACCAGACACAGCAAGTCCATCTTAAAAGAGGAATAATAGCAGTACTCTCCAAAGGGATTCATGAGGCTTCACAGAGACATCTGTAAAAAAGCACTAACAAAAAGCATCATACAAGTGTCTTTTGCCATCCAGAAGAATGTTGTCAGTCACAGCAGGAAAATCCCAGATGAGTTTTCTGTCCTCTGCTACTGCCAAGCCTTTATGAAGCATGCACTGGCAGCTAACAAAGAGAAAAGGGGCTAAAAATGCAGAAAGctgcagagagaggaaaatacaTAAGTCGCTTACCtaattaaaaatatctaattGGTAAAAAAAGATCAACCCACAATCAAAGTAGTTAATTATGCTGGCTGTGAAATAGTGTTTAAAAGATACAATATGTTGATCATTGAACACACTCTCTCCTCTATTCTACCATGTTAATGCTGATTAAATTTTAACatcaaaagaatgcaaaaaaaaaaaatgcttccacTCAAAAACATGAGTTAGATCTCAAAAATTTAGCTGAGATAGTTTCAATCTTACAAGCTACCACACTGgcaaatttcaaagtaatttttaaaaaggacctTTAATTTGGTTCATATAAAAGACCACAGAATGAGAAATGAACACGCACTCACAGGTATACATACGTGCGTTGAGTTGTTGCAAAGTACATCTTAGCCAACGAACTCCCTCTTCTAATTCAAAATTGAACCTGTAAAAATTCATACACATCCATGATGGAATTACAGTCAAGCAACCATCTTCTTGCCAAGTTCTGGTTTTTGTTTGAATCCAAAAGACTGACTATATGgcagaaatttcctcaacatgttGCATGATTCACTTTATTTATGCTGTGGATGACTCTGGAGACAAGACAACATATCTTGAACAGATTTTCCTTTGTAGCAGATCTGATATACTGCAGTAAACAATGGAAACTTGTCGACTAGGCCCTTCTGTTTGAGGATGCGGTACACTTCAGCAGAAGTCTGAGGTCCTTGGAGTTTCTGCTCATTCAGCATCTCGTTCTCCAGTACTTTAACGGTCTTCAGAGCACCACAAAGTTCAACAGTATCTGCATCATCAACCACAGTAATTCGAAAATTTGGAATCTGCagaagttctctgaagagaaggCCATTCTCCATTACTTTGCTGCCGGTGGTGGTCTCACAGAACTTGTCTGCAGCCACCTCGCTGGCAATGTTGGCTCCCATCAGCACACTGATGTCAATGCCCATCTTCTCTCGGATGATGTCGGAAATGAGTTTCAGCCCCTCGGGGCCCTTGTCTATCCCCTTGAGGAGGGTGATTCCCAGCGCTTCTTTGGGCACCCTTTCAGTAATCTCATCACAGATTCTGTGAATGAACTGGTGAGGAATGACAAAGACCAGCAGGTCTGCATCCTGCACTGCCTCACTGAGATTTGAGACAGCAACCACATTTTCTGGCAGCTTGTGTCCAgggagatattttatattttcgtGGTCACTATTTATGATGTCTGTTAGTTTTCTCCCATTAACTGTTTCTTCAAAGACCCACATCTTGACGGTGGAGGCAAACTTCTGAAGTTTCTTGACATTATTACCAATTATTTTTGCAACAGCTGAACCCCACCGAAAAAACACAAGGAATTTTCGAGCCTCCTTCAATTCCTCGATCAAGGCGATTTGCCGTGGAGAGCGGAGAACGCTGGAAGGCTGTTGCGCAAAATGCCCGAGGGTGCGCAGGTGGCCTCTGCGCCCGCCACGCAGCGACCAGGGCGCAGACAGGTAGGTGCCCATGGGTGCAGCGTGCCCTCTCTCCGCGCTGTCCTCCACAGTCACGAGGGCCCAGGGTGGGGCGAGTGCCTCGGCACGGCCTCCCTGGACGAGCAATCTCCATTACAAACTTTTAAATCAAATATAGAAAGTGGTAGATTTTCTTTGACTTGTAAAGAGAGTGTTTCTCATTCTCTGAGGTATATAAAAGTGTCgctattttttttctcagtttacaaataagaaaacaagcTCAGGGAATTTAGCTGACTTATTCAAGTATTTCCCCAGGATTATTAATTtactcaatttttatttattgactgGCTCCTCTTAATTTATTGAAGTTTAGATAGAAAAATAGGCTATGAAATCAAGAATGCCTTTTTAAAACTCATCTTTTTTGCCTAATGATTTAtagttcaaaattattttcatatacaaGTCATGTACATTGATGAAGACTGCAATTTAAACTGAtctaaaatagaatgaaatttctCACAATATACAATCGGGCACATTTAACATACATCTATACTTAATAGCATTTTATGGTcattatacataaaatattagTCAATAAATAATCAGATCAACTTGTTTATTGTGAATCTACTGCCAGTGGGGTACTGTAATCAGTTCAAGTCTCAGATATCATCATTAACATCAAGGAGTTTATGATTTAGTTAATGATAAACAATGATAAATAAGGAAAGTATAATAAGAAAGCAtaataataaatgattttaataaCTCCAAAGATAGAGCATCTTACAAGTTACAACTCTATTAATCTGTTGGACAAATTTAACAGATAATTGCTACAGAATAGATAtgaaagaagttcaagaaatggGCTGGATCACAGGCTAGATGGCCAAGGAAGGCATTATTCATAAATTTGAGCTGGGTCTAGAAGATGGATAAAATTGGACAGATATTCCAGAAGGGGAGATGCAGAAGTAAAATTTCAAATAGGAGGATACATACAAGGAGTGATGGAGGGTTGGAGATTTAAAGAGGAACCAGTGAAATCGGAGCAAGAATGTATTTATATAGATAAGAGTAGGACACAGTTGGCGAAACCCCTGAATGCCAGTCTGAGAAAAATAGTGTATATAATTTAATCATTGAGAAGCATTATATCATAATGGATAAGAACAAAACTCTAGGACCAGACCACTCAAATTCTAATCCTAGCTTATGCCACTTACTAACTATATGACCTTGAGGAAGTTACTTAATTTATCTGcaactcagtttccttatatgtaaaacTGGATAGTAATAGTGCCTACATCAAAGTTAAACGAGTTACTACTATAGGTAATGGATTTCAAACactacctggcacataataagtgacATAAATGATTATTCATGTTTTTAATCCTTAGAGTTGATCCTTTTACTCCAAGATAAATAATCTGGCAACAGTGGCTAGTTTCTAGTCCCGTTATCCCTTccactaatatttactgagcacctattatatgcAGACACTTTGCTGGGTACTGATACACTacttaaatataaatttcttGACTATACCAAGCTTTTTCTCTCTTCATGACTTGTTATGTTTCTGCCTCCAACCTCCCCCTCTTTGCCTGGACAACTCTTCATCTTTCAGCTCTTAGCTCAAATATCACTTTCACAGGGAAGTCTTCTCTGAACCCCCAGAAAAGGTGatgtctcccctcataagctccaCAGCACCCCATTCGTTTCCTTTATAATATTTATCACAATTTATAAATATACTTTGGTGTGATTATTTGATTCCCAGTGATTAGCACAAAATCTGATGTGCAAGCTATCTAATAAATACTTATGGAATGAATAAATCAAAAGTACATAAACAGTCAGTGAAGAAATTGTACTGAGCCTCAATTTATAATTATCGATTCATGCAGACATCAACAATTGATGCTAAAACCATTAGGTCAACAGTTATTGGGGAAGAGAATATTCACCATGTCTCAAATTACCACAGAtaacttattaattacaaaagagaaaatatatgtttataataaaGAGATAAGGCAATCAGCACCTTTAACTGATCACAATTAGCATCACCAATCGTTGAACAAAATTATATTATGCCCCCCATGTTGTCATGCAATGAGAAGTATGAAACATAACCTATAGAGTACTTACCAAAAATGTTTAATCTAAatttaataataaggaaagagaCAAATCTAGAATGTAAGACACTCTATAAGAAAAATGACCTGAACTGTTCAAAAATTCAGTGTtatgtaaaacataaatttattctaaattttaaaagactaaagATTAAATGATCAAATGCCATGCATATAAGCATTGACTGAtcctgaatcaagaaaacacataCATATAGCCATAAATGACATTTTGGATACAACCCGACTGTCCTCACTCTTAGGAGATGCCTGCTGAAGTATTTACGTTAGAAGTGGTATActgtctgcaacttactttcaaacGATTCAGAAAACAAAAGTATGTAACTGTGGTGGGAAGCGGGGGGGAAGAGAAGTGCGcaaaaggggcaaaaaaaaaatagtaaaaaattgATGAATCTAGGTAAAAGATACATGGGTCttcattgtactattctttcaacttttctataaacttgacatttttcaaaagcaaaaaaatgGGTATTCTGAACTGACAGAAGCATTCCTTctcattttgaatattaaaattcTAGATAAAGcagattattttaaaagagattAGACAGTTGAGTTCAAAAGCAAGGAAAGGAATATACAGATGTCATAAACCAAGAAGGAACCAAGCCACGAAATAAATGGGAATTGAAGGATGGCAGTCCAAAGGGTTAACCAAACTAGACAGTACAGGCCTGGGGTTTGAGAGGCAGCAAGAAAAACGGGAATTACTAGGTGCAAACTTGTAGACGTTTCTGCACTGGAGGGGGTCTGACTGGGATCTCAGTATAAAGCCAGGAAGCAGGATGGATTAGAGTACCAATGAAATCAAACTTGAGAAACTGGAATTCCTAGCCTGTCCCTCACACAGGAGCAGAaccaatattaagtcttcctacCCATGTACATACATGGTTTATGACTATTAATAATATTACTTCCTtatgactaaatatttttaattattaaatgttattaaatattgGATAGTGGGGGAGAAGGGTTCATGTGACTATAAAGGGCAGTACAAGGGAGATCTTTGTGGCAACGGAACAGTGCTATATCTTGATTGCAATGGTCATTACACAAATCTACAAATGTAATAAAATAGCAAAGAACTATACACACTTAATCATTAGGGAAAACTGAGCAAATAAAGGATACAAAAGAACTCTCTGACCTATTTTTTTAACATCCTGTAAATCTCTAATtagttcaaaattaaaaatttacaaaaataagaataaagggaaaagttATTAAATATTGAAACATGGGAACAGGATGAGGAGGGCATCTGTATATATAAAAGGAAGGCCCAGTGGGATGAGAGGATGCCCATGTTGTAGGGGTGGCCTAGCATTAGGTGTCAGAGCCTGAGGAGGATGAAAAGGTCATCTATGCAGAGGGTTTGGAGGAGAAGAGGCCATCCACATGAAGGAGATTGCCTGGCATGGAGAGTAAGAGCACAGCTGGATGGGAAAGGGTGTACTCACATGAGAGGGATGAGTAGGGAATGGGGTGGCAATTTGGGTGGTAAGTCAGCGCCTGAGAAGGATAAGAACAGCCAGAGTGGCAGAAGCAACAGGAGATTCATTACATACAGAGAGATGGATCAAATAAGTAACTACACGAAGGGCAGTGGGAAcaaggtttctcactgttggaaaagtgagttaaaatgtggaaaaagagaaactagaaaaaaacttGGTATTTGAGATATCAATGTGAACTCATGGATTTC from Choloepus didactylus isolate mChoDid1 chromosome 2, mChoDid1.pri, whole genome shotgun sequence encodes the following:
- the LOC119527330 gene encoding glycerol-3-phosphate dehydrogenase 1-like protein, whose amino-acid sequence is MGTYLSAPWSLRGGRRGHLRTLGHFAQQPSSVLRSPRQIALIEELKEARKFLVFFRWGSAVAKIIGNNVKKLQKFASTVKMWVFEETVNGRKLTDIINSDHENIKYLPGHKLPENVVAVSNLSEAVQDADLLVFVIPHQFIHRICDEITERVPKEALGITLLKGIDKGPEGLKLISDIIREKMGIDISVLMGANIASEVAADKFCETTTGSKVMENGLLFRELLQIPNFRITVVDDADTVELCGALKTVKVLENEMLNEQKLQGPQTSAEVYRILKQKGLVDKFPLFTAVYQICYKGKSVQDMLSCLQSHPQHK